One stretch of Lacimicrobium alkaliphilum DNA includes these proteins:
- a CDS encoding group II truncated hemoglobin: MKLTKLNDWLSRVNQKSAKSKPASLYEMIGGEQTTTALCQRFYDIMEQDPKAAELRAIHSQDLSTTRQKFLEFMTGWLGGPPLYEQKYGHPRLRARHLHVKVDELMISQWLYCMSRALEESVTDYQLRQVIWNNLQPLARHMKNH; this comes from the coding sequence ATGAAGCTTACCAAACTTAACGACTGGCTGAGCAGAGTAAACCAGAAGTCAGCAAAATCCAAACCTGCCAGCCTGTATGAAATGATTGGCGGTGAACAAACCACCACAGCTCTTTGTCAGCGCTTTTACGATATTATGGAGCAGGATCCTAAAGCTGCCGAGCTGCGGGCTATTCACTCACAGGATCTGAGCACTACCCGGCAGAAATTTCTGGAGTTCATGACAGGCTGGTTAGGCGGCCCCCCTCTGTATGAACAGAAGTACGGGCATCCCCGCTTACGAGCAAGGCATCTGCATGTGAAAGTGGACGAGCTGATGATCAGCCAGTGGTTATATTGTATGAGCCGGGCTCTTGAGGAGTCGGTAACCGATTATCAACTTCGACAGGTTATCTGGAATAACCTTCAGCCTCTGGCCCGACATATGAAAAATCACTGA
- the hemF gene encoding oxygen-dependent coproporphyrinogen oxidase codes for MSEINLDSVKQFLLGLQNNICQTLELVDGKGNFAEDNWQREEGGGGRTRVMTAGQVIEQGGVNFSHVYGDALPPSATAARPELQGRSFQAMGVSLVIHPNNPYVPTSHANVRFFVAEKPGEEPVWWFGGGFDLTPFYPFLEDVQHWHKVARDLCAPFGDEVYPQYKKWCDDYFYIRHRNETRGVGGLFFDDLNEWGFDKCFAFMQAVGNGFVDAYVPIIETRKGTAFGEQERQFQLYRRGRYVEFNLVYDRGTLFGLQTGGRTESILMSMPPLARWAYDYKPMPGSREHQLYQHFLKPRDWLSDDQ; via the coding sequence ATGTCTGAAATTAATCTGGATTCGGTTAAGCAATTTTTATTGGGTTTGCAAAACAATATTTGTCAGACCCTGGAGCTGGTGGATGGCAAAGGTAATTTTGCTGAGGATAACTGGCAGCGTGAAGAGGGTGGCGGCGGCCGCACCAGGGTGATGACTGCGGGTCAGGTTATCGAGCAGGGTGGAGTAAATTTTTCCCATGTTTATGGTGATGCCTTGCCACCGTCGGCGACAGCGGCCAGGCCTGAATTGCAGGGGCGCAGTTTCCAGGCTATGGGGGTATCGCTGGTAATCCATCCCAATAATCCCTATGTGCCGACTTCCCATGCCAATGTGCGCTTTTTTGTTGCCGAAAAACCAGGAGAAGAGCCGGTATGGTGGTTTGGCGGTGGCTTCGACTTAACTCCTTTTTATCCGTTTCTGGAAGATGTCCAACACTGGCACAAGGTCGCCCGTGATCTCTGCGCGCCTTTTGGTGATGAGGTATACCCGCAATATAAGAAATGGTGTGACGACTATTTTTATATCAGACACAGAAATGAAACCCGGGGTGTAGGCGGGCTTTTCTTCGACGATCTCAATGAATGGGGGTTCGACAAATGCTTTGCCTTTATGCAGGCTGTGGGTAACGGCTTTGTGGATGCCTATGTGCCGATTATCGAAACCCGAAAGGGAACGGCTTTTGGTGAACAGGAGCGTCAGTTTCAGCTTTACCGCCGTGGACGCTATGTCGAATTTAATCTGGTGTACGACAGAGGTACATTGTTTGGTCTGCAAACTGGTGGTCGCACTGAATCTATACTGATGTCCATGCCGCCACTGGCCAGGTGGGCTTATGATTATAAACCTATGCCAGGAAGCCGTGAGCACCAGTTATATCAGCATTTTCTTAAACCAAGAGACTGGCTGAGTGATGATCAGTGA
- a CDS encoding Sua5/YciO/YrdC/YwlC family protein — protein MSESQLQWHDEVRQAFIRGELLAYPTEAVFGLGCDPDNQQAVMNLLALKKRPVEKGLILVAKTYSQLLPYVKDSAIPLDRRTAIISSWPGPVTWLLPKSDNAPDWITGGSDMIAVRVSAHPVVEQLCDMLDKPLVSTSANLSGQPPVTEAQEIVRTFADNVVLVPGKVGGSLKPSEIRHGLTGNIIRPGK, from the coding sequence GCACGATGAGGTCAGACAAGCCTTTATTCGGGGAGAGTTACTGGCTTACCCCACTGAAGCCGTATTTGGTCTGGGTTGTGATCCTGATAACCAGCAAGCGGTGATGAATCTGCTGGCATTGAAAAAGCGGCCGGTGGAAAAAGGTCTGATTCTGGTGGCGAAAACCTATTCGCAGCTTTTGCCCTACGTCAAAGACTCTGCCATTCCACTGGACAGACGCACGGCTATTATTTCAAGCTGGCCGGGGCCGGTTACCTGGCTACTGCCTAAGTCTGACAATGCGCCGGACTGGATCACCGGGGGCAGCGATATGATTGCGGTTCGTGTATCTGCCCACCCTGTGGTCGAGCAGCTGTGTGATATGCTGGATAAACCCCTGGTCTCTACCAGTGCCAATCTCAGTGGCCAGCCGCCTGTCACCGAAGCGCAGGAAATTGTGCGAACCTTTGCCGATAACGTCGTGCTGGTGCCGGGAAAGGTTGGGGGAAGTCTTAAACCTTCTGAAATTCGTCACGGTCTGACCGGTAACATCATCAGGCCCGGAAAGTAG
- the aroE gene encoding shikimate dehydrogenase, translating into MDQYAVFGNPIAHSKSPFIHTMFAQQTGQPLNYEAILTPLNGFTETVRQFFNGSGKGANVTVPFKQQAFELADELSTAAELAGSVNTLSYLQGVIKGDNTDGIGLVRDLQFHDIELSGKRILLLGAGGAARGAILPVLEQQPLSLHIANRTEAKARELAAKFADYGDISGGGLESIPQQHYELIINASSSGLSGDRPQIPQSVINTDSICYDMLYAKAMTPFNQWANISGAAILLDGLGMLVEQAAQSFYLWRGVMPDTGAVRKALRQHLEYG; encoded by the coding sequence ATGGATCAATACGCCGTCTTTGGTAACCCTATTGCCCACAGCAAGTCCCCTTTTATTCATACCATGTTTGCGCAGCAAACCGGGCAACCGCTGAATTATGAGGCGATCCTAACACCTTTGAATGGCTTTACCGAAACAGTACGGCAGTTTTTCAACGGCTCCGGCAAGGGGGCCAATGTCACAGTTCCGTTTAAGCAACAGGCTTTTGAACTTGCAGATGAGCTGTCAACCGCCGCCGAGCTGGCAGGCTCGGTCAACACCCTCAGTTATCTCCAGGGAGTGATTAAAGGGGATAATACGGACGGTATAGGGCTGGTCAGAGACTTGCAGTTTCATGATATCGAGCTTAGTGGCAAGCGAATATTATTGCTTGGAGCCGGCGGTGCAGCCAGAGGGGCCATTCTGCCGGTGCTGGAGCAGCAGCCCCTTAGTTTGCATATTGCTAACCGGACCGAGGCAAAAGCCAGAGAGCTAGCAGCAAAATTTGCTGATTATGGCGATATCTCCGGTGGCGGCTTGGAGTCTATTCCTCAACAGCACTATGAGCTGATCATCAACGCTTCATCTTCCGGGTTGTCCGGTGATCGGCCGCAGATCCCACAGTCAGTTATAAATACGGATAGCATTTGCTATGACATGCTTTATGCCAAAGCAATGACACCCTTTAATCAATGGGCAAACATAAGCGGAGCGGCAATCCTGTTGGATGGTCTGGGAATGCTGGTGGAACAGGCTGCACAAAGCTTTTACCTGTGGCGCGGAGTGATGCCGGACACGGGGGCTGTGCGCAAAGCCCTGCGACAACACCTGGAGTATGGGTAA
- a CDS encoding gamma carbonic anhydrase family protein — protein MDLYKGKAPVLGKNCYVDDSAVIKGDISLGDDSSIWPLVAARGDVNFIRIGERTNIQDGTVLHVTRKSDNNPDGHPLLIGDDVTVGHKCMLHGCKLGNRILVGMGAIIMDGAIVEDDVFIGAGALVPPGKTLQSGYLYVGSPASQSRPLRQAELDFLKQSAVNYVELKDDYLSQL, from the coding sequence ATGGATTTATATAAAGGAAAAGCCCCTGTTCTGGGTAAAAATTGTTATGTGGATGATAGCGCGGTTATAAAAGGTGACATCAGCCTGGGCGACGATTCGAGTATCTGGCCTTTGGTTGCGGCCAGGGGGGATGTGAATTTTATCCGCATTGGTGAGCGCACCAATATTCAGGATGGCACTGTGTTGCATGTCACCCGTAAATCGGACAACAACCCGGATGGGCATCCTTTATTAATAGGTGATGATGTGACGGTAGGTCATAAATGTATGCTGCATGGCTGCAAGCTGGGTAACAGAATATTGGTGGGTATGGGTGCCATTATCATGGACGGCGCCATAGTAGAGGATGATGTTTTTATCGGCGCCGGTGCGCTGGTGCCACCGGGTAAGACGCTGCAATCAGGATACCTGTATGTAGGCAGCCCGGCCAGCCAATCCAGACCATTGCGTCAGGCAGAATTAGATTTTCTTAAACAATCAGCAGTAAATTATGTGGAGCTCAAAGACGACTATCTGTCTCAGCTCTGA